In Vigna unguiculata cultivar IT97K-499-35 chromosome 3, ASM411807v1, whole genome shotgun sequence, a single genomic region encodes these proteins:
- the LOC114179615 gene encoding 14 kDa proline-rich protein DC2.15-like has translation MASKTTSSLALFFTFNILFFALVSACGTCPGPHPRPKHKPVKPSPSGGSGGSGGSGGSGGSGGSGGSGGSGGSGGSGGSGGSGGSGSGTTCPRDALKLGVCANVLNGLVNVTLGQPPVTPCCTLLNGLVDLEAAVCLCTALKANILGINLNLPISLSLLLNVCSIQPPRNFQCS, from the coding sequence ATGGCTTCCAAAACTACCTCTTCCCTTGCTCTTTTCTTCACATTCAACATCCTCTTCTTTGCCCTTGTCTCTGCTTGTGGGACATGCCCCGGCCCGCACCCAAGGCCAAAGCATAAGCCTGTCAAACCAAGTCCTTCAGGTGGTTCCGGTGGTTCAGGTGGTTCAGGTGGCTCAGGAGGTTCCGGTGGCTCAGGCGGTTCCGGAGGTTCAGGTGGCTCCGGTGGATCTGGTGGTTCAGGTGGCTCAGGTGGTTCTGGTTCTGGTACCACATGCCCCCGTGATGCACTTAAACTAGGAGTGTGTGCCAATGTGCTAAATGGGTTGGTGAACGTCACCTTGGGTCAACCACCAGTTACCCCATGCTGCACCCTCCTGAATGGTCTGGTTGATCTTGAGGCTGCGGTGTGTCTCTGCACCGCCCTTAAAGCAAACATTCTGGGTATCAACCTCAACCTTCCCATCTCACTCTCCTTGCTTCTCAACGTTTGCTCTATACAACCCCCACGTAATTTCCAATGTTCCTAA